GAGATACAACCCTTACGCATAAACGCAGTTTCACCGGGTGTAGTAAATACACCGTGGTGGGACTTCCTCCCTGCTTCTGCTAAACAGGAAGCCTTCAACGGCTATGCCGCTGAAACACCGGTGGGCAGGGTAGGAGAGCCGGAAGAAGTGGCCGAGACCATTCTTTTTTTGATGGGAAATGGTAATATAACAGGAACGATTATACGCTGCGACGGTGGACTTGGGCTTTAAACAGCATCCCCGCTAAGGCCGCAACGCTTTCATGACCTGCTGAAAGGTTGTCTTCAGCAGGTCTTTCGTAAGCGAAAAAGGCTGACCCGACATACCTGCATTTTCGAGGTGAAACCTCATCAACGTGTAAAAAGTGCCATATGCCAGTGCCCAGAATATCTCTGTAGGCAACTCCACGATCTCTTTCTTTGCCACGGCATTCTCAACAAATTGCCGCATCATTTTCCGGAAATCATTTTCCTGCGTAGTATCCTGCTTCTTGATCAGTGGAGAACTCCGGAGCTGTTCCCAGAAATAATGGTGCATCGGATGTTTCAGTATAAATTTATACCGGTTCCGCCATTGCAGCCATAACCCGGTTTCAAAATCCAGGTCGGCATGGAAATCCTTTAAGGTTTCCTGTACAAACATCTCAGCGGTATAAGCATATAACTGGTTGAGCAGATCCTCCCGGTTCTTGAAATAGATATAAATAGTAGACACCGAAATACCAGCCGCTTTGGCCAGTTTGTGCATACTCAGTCCATCGAAACCTTCATGAACAATCATTTCTATAGCCTTCTCGCGGATGGCAACAGCTTTATTTTCATCTTTTACACGCATGGTGCAAAGATAAAAGAATGATTGTTCTTTTATAGTGTTGTCAGAAATTTATTTCAGGGCAGCAAGAGAACTGCCTGCCGGCAGCTCGTAGGGCTCTTTCCCGGCTTCAAATACCCGGGCACTCCCGTTGCCTTCCAGTGTGAGGGAGCCATCTTTGCGGTAAATCCAGCTGCCTTCTCTTAATCCCAGTACAGGTGTATTGTTTTGGGTATGGTATTCCCGTATACGTGTTTCCCTCGTTTCTCCCATATGCTGGGAACCGGCAACCGGATCCTGGTAATGGGGATTGATATTAAAAGTAAGCAGGCCCATGGTCGCGAAACTGGGTGGATATACGATGGGCATATCGTTGGTGTTTTGCATGGTCAGGCCGCCTATATTACTCCCCGCGCTGCATCCCATATAAGGGGCGCCGTTCTTCACTGCTTCTCCCAATACCTCCATCAATCCCAGCTCATGCAATTGCTTTACCAGCAGGAAAGTATTGCCGCCTCCCGTGAAGAAACCCTTTGCGGCTTTTATGGCTGCCACCGGATCGCTGAAGGTATGCAGTCCACGTACTTTTATGTTAATGCTCCCGAAAGCTTCCGTAGCGCGACTGGTGTAATCATCGTGCGAAATGCCGCCGGGCCTTGCAAACGGAATAAATATAATCTCATCGATCCCTGCATACAACGTTTTCATGGATGGTTGTAAGTAAGCCAGGTACGTTTCTCCAAACAGCGTGGAGGTGCTTGCCAGTATAAAATGCATCATATCCGAAAATTAAGCAAATGTAGGCCAAATAAGGATTTAAAAAGACAAGCGCGCGTTGGTGGTCTACTGCTGTAATCTTTCCAGTATTTTCTTCCCGTTGGTATTATCGGGGTTGAGCGTGATGGATTGCTGGTACATCCTGATGGCTTCCTGCCGCTGGCCACTCTTTAACAGGGCTTCTCCATAACTGTCATAAGCATTCCAGCTATCCGGGTAAATCTCCGTCACCAGCTTGAATACGGCGGTGGCTTCTTTCAGCTGCCGGCTACTCATCATCCGGTAGGCCCAGTCGTTCAGATCTGTTTCCGATGCGTTAAAGCCCGGATGCACTTTTTGCAGCTCCCGGTAAACCGGTAAAGCGGGATCAAAGCCCTTTTTCCTGAGTTGCATACGCAGTGTTGTTATCGGGTCGGCAGCCGGAATGTCCGGATTATAATATCCTGCCAGTTCATCTATGAAGTCCTCCGGATAAGAACCTGCCATGTTGGTCAGCACTACAATGGCCAGATCATCGTTCGGATACACGAAGAATGCTGAACGTCCGCCACCGGTGGCGATAACGGCACTATGACGGGGGCGTGGTTTAGTGACCCAGCCCAGCGCCCATTGTGTGGGCGTGCCATTGTTAAAGGTACCGGGCGTCCAGAGCCGGGTAAGAGATGCCTTCGAAGTAAACAGTTTGCCTTGCTGCAAACTGATGATCCAGTTGGCAACATCGCTGGCTGTGCTATTCAGGCCAGTGGCCGTGCGGCGGCTGGGGGCAACCTCTGCATAGTTCATCACCAACGTGTCGGCAGGCAGCTTTCGTCCATCCATATACGTTACATACCTGTATCCCTGTATCATATTTGGGATCACATCTCTGGAATCGCCAAACACAGTTTCCTTCATGCCAGCCGGTTCGAACTGTTTCTCTTCAAACACCCTCACAAACGGCTGATGGCTGTATTTGTCGATGATCTTTATTGACGGTGAGTTTTCAATCGATGAGGGCAGCATTGGCCAACCCGGTGAAGAGTTTGAAGGAGAGTTGAGAATAGGGCATGAAGAAATTGCGCGAAGATCTTAGTGAATAATACTATTATTCGCTAAGATCTTCGCGCAGTTTTTTAATTCTTCATCCCCTATTCTTAATTCTTTTATTATTTTCGTTTTGGTTGGACCATTACAAAATCTCTTCCACGGTATACATGAGCATATATAATGAAAAAGAACTATTCCAAAAAATAGCCGACGGAGAGGAAATTGCTTTCAGACAACTGTTTCACGAGTATAATGCCAGGCTGCTACCATTTATTTATAAGATATGTAAGTCGGATGTGATTGCCGAAGAATTAGTACAGGAAGTTTTTCTCCGGGTTTGGGTGAATCGCCGTGAACTCGCGGATATGGAGAAACCAGCGTCCTGGATCTTTCGCGTGGCATCTAATCTATCTCTTTCCTACCTCCGGGCACTATCGGGTAAAGAACGTAAGCTGCTGAATATTGATGCCGCACCTGAGCCGCCATCAGAAAATATGTTGGAGCAACTTACTATGAAAGAGCTACAGCTGCTGATAGAAAAAGGAGTGGCACAACTGCCGCCCCGGCGCCAGCAGATCTTCCGCCTTAGTCGTCAGGAAGGCCTTAACCATAAAGAAATTGCAGATAAACTGGAGCTGTCTCAGAATACAGTGAAAGATCAATTAGTCATTGCACTGAAGTTTATCAGGGAATATATTCACCGGGAGTGGGGCGGGCTGGTACCTGTAATGCTGCTGATCAGCGCACTTTAAAAAAAAATATTTTGTTGGAACAGTCCTTCTGTTATATTCCTGCGTTTTATTAGAGGTAGGCATTTATTATCACCTAAAATCAGACCGGCTTGACTAAAGAACGGATGCAGTATTTGCTGGAGCAATACATGGCTAACAGACTGTCCGGCGAGGAACGCACAGCATTCTTTGATGCATTGGAAAACGATCCTCAGCGGGAGGTGCTGGAGCTTACTTTGCAACAGATGATGGAGGAAGCGCCGGTAGACCTGCATTATGAGCAGGAACGCTGGGAAAAGGTAGTAAATACAGTTATTGCTACGCCGGCTAAACAGCCAGTAAGGTCGCACAGGGTATTCAAAATCTGGCGCATGGCTGCCGCTGCAGCAGTATTGGTGATAGCGTTGCTGGCTGCCTGGATATTGAGGAACCACGCAGGTTATTCAGCAGGTACGGAGCAGGAAAGCCGGGAGCTGGCTTCACATACACAAGTGAACTTGCACAGGCCTGCGCCTACGCTGAAGCTTTCTGATGGTACGGTGCTCGCGCTCGACACGGCCGCCAATGGCGTGCTGGTGAAACAGGGAGGGGCAGTAGTAGTAAAGAGTAGTAATACATCCTTGTCATATAAAGGGAGTGATACAGATCAATCAGTAAACTTTAATACGCTTTTTACACCCCGCGGATGCCAGTATCAGGTCGTTTTACCTGATGGCACCAAAGTATGGTTGAACACTGCCAGCTCGCTTAGGTTCCCGGTAGCTTTTACTGGTAACGAACGTACAGTGGAGCTAACAGGAGAAGGATATTTTGAAGTAAGCACTCAGCCTCATCAACCATTCTTTGTAAAGGTGAATAATCTCCGCATCGCGGTGCTGGGTACACACTTTAATATAATGGCCTATACCGATGAAACGGCCATTCGTACAACCCTGCTGGAGGGCGGAGTAAGATTAACAGCCGCCTCTGGTGAGGTAACACTGAAGCCCGGCCAGCTGGGAGCACTGACCAAATATGGTAAATTGGATGTGACAACGTTAACAGACCCCGAAGCTGCTATAGCATGGAAAGAAGGTTCCTTCCGTTTCGATAACAACGATATAGCCGGTGTCCTGCGCCAGCTTTCACGATGGTATGATGTGGAAGTCATCTATACCGGAAAGATTCCTGACTGGCATATTACCGGTAAGATGGAAATGAACCTTACGCTCCCGCAGGTATTGCAGGTACTGGAACAAAGTGGTTTAAAATATCACCTCGAAGGAAAAAAATTAATTGTCATGTAGCGCATTATCACGTGTCATGCGCATCGATATAATAATGAAACAATGATAGGTACCACGTTATACAAAGAAAGTCCGCTCAGAAAAAGCCTGGAGTGTTGGTGACACTTTAGCTATACGAGGGCTCAACCATTCACAAATATTTCCACTTATGAACTGACAGCTGTCAGGTTTAAACAATTGTAAAATTATGTTTTTGATGTCTTTGTTAAAAGGCAGGTTATCCTTTTGCCTTTTTGTCAACAAAATCATGTTGAGAATGAAACTCGCCTCTTTTTTGATCCTGATTATCTGCCTGCAGTCGAGCGCCAGGGGATATTCACAAACGGTTACACTGAAGGAACGGAATGCAGATCTCAAAACAGTATTGGAGAAGATCGAACGCCAGACGGGATATCATTTTGTATATCGCGGCGAATGGTTCGATAATATTCCTCCCATAACGGTTGAAGGACATAACATGTTGCTGCAACAGGCGCTGGAACTGTGCTTCAACAAACAACCGTTCAATTGGGTAATTGTGGGCAAAACAATAGCGCTCAGGCAGCTGTCTGCTGCCCGCGAATTTCCGCCAGTTACGCTGCAGGGGAAAGTGACGGATGAGAATGGTGCTCCCATACCTGGCGCCAGCATACGCCTGAAAGATGCCCGTGCAGGAGCTGTTTCTGATGCTAGCGGTCATTATTCACTGCAGCTGACAGGTAACGCCGGGGTATTGATATTTACCTGTGTCGGATTTACGACGAAAGAAGTATCGTGGAAAGGTGCACAGCAACTGGATGTAATACTGCAACGCCAGAGTACCGGTCTTAATGAAGTAGTGGTGGCAGTTGGTTATGGTAGTGTGAATAAACGCGACCTTACCGGATCCGTCGCCAGTATCCGGGCGGATGGTATTGTCCAATCCAAGGCAACATCTTTCCAGGAAGCTATACAGGGTAAGCTGGCCGGCGTTCAGGTTTCGTCTACTTCCGGAGAGCCGGGGGCTGCTGTAAATATATCTATAAGAGGCGCTAATACTATTTTCGGAGGTACGAGCCCGTTATTTGTTGTAGATGGTATCCCATACGACGCCAATCCCGGAGAAATTGCTACCGCCAGCATAGGGAATGGCGGTGCATCCAATCCGCTGGCCACCCTGAATCCTGCCGATATAGAATCGATTGATGTATTGAAAGATGCTTCGGCAACAGCTATCTATGGCTCACGGGGCGCCAATGGAGTTGTAATCATTACAACGAAGTCCGGAAAATCCGGCCAGGCCAGGATAGACTACGACGGTAGCGTGATGTTCTCTTCTGCTACCCGTAAGCTGCCGGTACTGAGTGCCAATGAATACCTGAACTATCGCAGAATTGTGTCTCCCAACAGTATATTGTTTTATAGAGATACCAACCGCGACGGGATATACGGTGACGATGGCGATGAACCGGTGAATCTCGACTCGCTGTCGAAGCACGACTGGCAGCGGGAAATATTGCGAACCGGAACAACCCAGTCGCATAATATCAGCATCAGCGGAAAAAAGAACGGAACCTCTTTTGCTGGTGGCGTCGGTTATCTCAACCAATCTGCCATCATAAAAAACAACGACTATCAACGATATAATCTCCGGTTGAAAATAGATCATGAACACGGCCGTAACCTGAAACTCGGACTGAATGCAAGTACGGCCTTCAGTGAGCTGAATGGCGCTACTCAAAGCGGTGGCGGAGATGCCTTGTTTAATGGTGTTGTACAGAACCTCGTAATATCGAAACCGGTGGAGTTCTATGATCCGCTTTGGGATAGGGCAGGCCGTTATATTTCGCCGGTTACAATGATCGATAACGCCTACAAAAATGTTTCTGTTATACAAACGAATATGAGTGGTTATGTGAATTATAAACTGGCAGAGGGCCTTTCCCTCAATGTTTCCGGAGGAGGAATACTCACCAGTTCAAAAGGGAAGGAATTTTACGGGAAACTTACCAGCTGGGGAGCTGGCGACAATGGACTGGGAATTATCCAGGAACAGCGTGCTTATTCGCTCTATAATACCAACCAGCTGTCGTATGAAAAATGGTTTAATAAAAACCATTACCTGAACACCATGATCGCCTTCGAAACAAATAGGTATAACTACGAATTCTTTTCCCTGCAAAAATCCAATTTTGCTGACGAATCAACAGGCATCAACGATATCAGTAAAGGCACCAATGTAAAGTCTACCGGATCATACCGGGATGTGAACAAACGTCTCTCTTACTTCGGCCGGGTTAATTATACTTTGTTGACAAAGCATCTGTTCACTGCTACACTGCGTGCCGACGGTTCTGATAAGTTCGGGGCTGGAAACCGTTTTGGCTACTTCCCATCTTTCGCTTACTCATGGCTTATGTCCGAAGAGTCCTTTATGAAAGCGCAACAAATTTTCAGCAACCTGAAACTAAGACTCAGTTACGGACAAACAGGTAACGAACGTATCACCTCATATAGGTATCTGTCGGCGTTGGAAAATGCATACTATGGCGGCGATCTGGGACTGGCGCCGGCTTCCAGGGCTAACCCGGATCTGAAATGGGAAACTACCATACAATACAATGCCGGTATTGATATGGGATTCCTGAATAATCGTCTGGAAGTAAACCTGGATGTTTACAGCAAAAGAACCAAAGACATGCTGCTGCCGGCTTATGTTCCCTCTCGTACTGGTTATACCCAGCAATGGCAGAACCTCGGAAGAGTGGATAACAACGGAATAGAATTACATATTTCATCAAAGAACATTGATCGTAAGGATTTTACCTGGCAAACTGATTTCAATATCAGCAGTAATAAAAATGAAGTAAAAGATATCGGGAATATAGGCTTCATTCCTGTTACAATGGGTGGCGGATGGATACAGGATGTAGGAAGGGTGTCCGTAGGACAACCATTAGGAACAGCCTATGGGTATGTGTTTGATGGTGTATACCAGGTCAGCGATTTTACCTGGCAGGATAACAGCGACCCCTCTATCCCGCACGATAAAAGGGAATATAAATTGAAAGATAAACAAATTCAGGTCGCCGGTGTAAACGTACGGCCCGGGTCATTCAAATTCAAGGATCTGAATCATGATGGTGTAATAGATTTGGATCATGACCGTACTACTATCAGCAGAAGCCAGCCAAAGTTTTTCGGTGGACTTAACAATACTTTTCGCTTCAAAAACTTTGATCTCAATATATTTCTGGAAGGATCTTACGGTGCGCAGGTATTCAATGAATCCCGCTACCAGCTGGAAGGTGGAGTGCTCGAAACCTGGATGAATATAACGAAGGATTTCTTTTATAACCGGTGGAGTATTGATAATCCTACCAATAAATACGGCGACTTCGGAGCACTTAATAAAACTGCCATGCTTGCTTCCAGTTATTATGTGGAAGATGCCTCTTATCTGCGTCTTAAAAATCTGTCAATTGGCTATCGGCTGCCTGCTTCTTTGATCCGGAAAAAAGGAATATCAGATGTACGTATTTATTTCACGGGTACTAATCTGATTACCTGGACTAAGTATACGGGCTACGATCCGGAGCTGAATTCCGGCAACCCATTATTGCCGGGTTTCGATCGCATTTCTTATCCAAGAGCAAAATCTTTCGCATTCGGATTGAATGCTTCATTTTAATTCCAATCTACTATGAGAATAGCTCACAATATTTGTCTTTTATCACTGTGCGTGTTAGTAAGCAGCTGCAAAAAATATCTTGATACTAAACCTTACTCTTTTAATACAGTGGAAAGCCTGTACAAAACGGCATCAGATGCAGAGCTGGGCCTAACAGGCTGTTACAGCATTCTGAATGCAACCTCAATACAAGGTACAGGATTTGGTGAAACCTTTGCTGTGGCTATGCCATTCATGTTGAATGCAGGAACAGATGAACTGCTTACACAGGATGGATTTACCAATCCTAATTATGCCCCCTTCGGTACACAGGGAATCACCAGCCAGAATGAAACAATCCGGAATAATTGGTTTTTCCTGTTTGCGGGTATCAACCGCGTTAATTACCTGCTCGAACAATTACCGGGGACATCAGTGGATGAGGCCAGGAAAAAACAGATGACAGGGGAGGGGCACTTTTTGAGAGGACTGTTATATGCCTATCTGGCAATGGAATATGGAGGTGTACCTGTTTATACGTCGTCGGTACAAAAGCCGGAAGTACAACGGGCAACTTTGAAAGATGTGTATACCCAGGTGATATCAGATCTGCAATTTGCTTATCAGTCATTACCAGACAAAGCTGCTTTACCTGGCAGAGCCGGCAAATGGTCGGCTGCAGGCTACCTGGCAAAGGTCTATGCTTATCTGGCGGCTTGCAAAAAAAACAATGTGGGGCAAGACCTGAACAGTGCCCTGAATAATTTCAGTTGGGTGGATGCTGATAATATGTATAACCAGCTGAAAACTCTTACAACAGATATCGTTGGTAACAGCGGCTATAAATTAACCGCTCACTATGACTACCTCTTCAGGGAAACTACCCGCCAGGCACAGGGAGAAGAAAGCCTGTTTACAGTGAGAGGAAGTACCAGTTCCGTCAATGGTAATTATAATCTCTGGCTTTTCTGGCAGATTCCGATCGGTAGCAGCTTAGCTGGCGGCGGATATGGATGGTTCAGGCCCACAGGAGAATTGTTCTTTAAGTACAATGCCCTTGATATCCGCAGGACACAAAACCTGACCTTACAGGTAGATCCCGCAGGAAATTCAGAAACAATAGAAGGACTGAGATACTTTGTTCCGCTTCCCTGCACCGATCCGCGTAACGGCAATTATTGCGTTGGTAAATTCAGATACAGAGACCCTGCAACCAAGGCCATTTCCCAGGCCTGGTCTGATGGTGATATTTTACTGCTACGTTATGCAGATATCTTGTTGTTACGGGCCGAAGCACTTTATTATACGGGAGATGAGACCGGCGCAAGAAGTTTGTTGAAACAGGTGCGAGCCAGAGCTGTGGCGGATCCGGGCAATGTAGACATATTGACGGGCGCATATTTTAATACTGATTTCATTACTGAATTATTGGACGAACGGTCGAGGGAACTTTGTTTTGAAGGATGGAGAAGAATGGACCTGATACGCTTTGGCCGGCTGGGAACAGCGCTCAGTAAGCTGAGCAACGACAAAGGCCGGTGGAATACGATTGTACCACAGGTACAGGCAAATTGGAAGCCATACAGGATATGGTTCCCTATACCTAAAACTGAAATAGAATTAAGCCCCCTCGAGCAAAATCAGGGGTACTAGAAACTATATCATCTTCCAAAAAAAACGTTATGAGAACTACCAAAAACTTCATCTTATCGGCGTCGGTGCTGCTTTGCAGCATTTTGTTGGGTGCCTGTACCAAACAAGAGCAAACGGGATGGGGCTGGGAAAAGCTCCAAACAGGAACCAATGTAAAAGTGACTGCCAACGGCCTCACCACCCCTGTCAATTTACTGACGGACGCTGATTTCCAGAAAGGCTTCAATGTGTTGCATCCAACCACCGGAGCAGTACAGGGACCTTTGCAATACACCACAGCTAATGGTACACCGGTATGGAACCTGGCACAATGGTACAGTGTTTCCAGCATCTATGGTGCAACTCCTGTTGTGCTGGGCTCGGGCTCTACTCAGTTTGCCAATCCATATAAGGCAGTGACCCTGGGCCCACTCACCTCTACAGATCACAGCCTCATTTTCGCCATCAATGGCCAAAGCGAATTTAACAATGTCTACAGAAAGGCCAGTGATCCATTCCCTGCACTATTGGCAGATCTGAAAATTGCAGACCCCGACGGATGGTTGGGTACCACTACTCCCTTTATTGGCGTGCTGTCGTCTGTTCAATTTAGTATCGATGCATTATTGCAATACCATAACCGTAACCAGCAACCTGGATACGATTCAGCTATTCACGCTATTCAGTTCAGCTGCACTTTCCTGATCCAGAACCTGCGCCAGGGAAATCCCGGCTATGGCAAATCAATGTATTTCCTCGTGATGCTGTTCGATGACCGGTATCCGCTGCCAGGAAAATCTGTATCAACCGACTTGTTTACCGGAAAACTAATCTACGATGTAGGCTTAACACCATTCTCCACCAGCGGTCTCACCGTCGGACAATGGAAAACGGTCTCCGGTAATCTTCTTCCGCTCATCAAAGACGGACTTAATGAAGCCTGGAGCCGGGACATATTGACCGAATCACAAAGCTATAATGATTATAAGATATCTTTGTTCACCATGGGATGGGAGTGTCCTGGTCTGAACATAGGCACTATGCAGGTCAGGAACCTGAGCCTGGTCGCAAATTAATTACCCGGTTTTATGAAGGATACATTGAAATTATTTGTCTGTTTAGCGCTATGCGCCTGCAACAGCAGCCGTCAGCTGGGACGACAGGCAAAAGAAACCATTGCTGTGTCCCTGGTAGCCGATAGCACCTTTGGCAATGGAATCATACTAAGAGGAACCAACTCAGGGAACCCGGTTACCAGTGATACATTTAAACCATTCAGCGATGCACTTGGGCCTGCCTGCTGGATGCTTTCCGAATGGGGAAGTTCGCATCCGCTGCGCACAACAGTTGCAACAAGAAATGATACCTCCGTTTCTTACAGTAATGAAGGGAAAAAAATTACATTCAATAGAAGTGAGAACGGCACCGGGATAGAAATGGAAATATTCACATCCAGGGAATTCCACGCAGCGCGGAAATCCGGGGAAGACTGGCCTCACCTGTTGCTGGAGCAGGAGCTTAGGCCACAACTGAGGGTGGATAGCATAACTTCCCTCATGCTGAACCTGAATGCCCGACTGATGTATTGTAATAACAGGATGAAGTCGCAGGAATTTGATCCCAAAATACATACAGCGCAATTTTCATTATACCTTGCAGTGAATAACCGCAACAGGAATTCTCCGGGATACGGTGATTATGTATGGTTCGGTGTACCCCTGTACGATTATCGCTATAAACATATCAATCTTTATAAAGCAAAAGATGTTGGGAAGGCCGATGCTACCGGGAGATTCATATACAGTATAGCGGGCCGCAGTGCGTATCAGGGAAGTTTCCATGATCAGGACTGGAAGCATATTGCGAAAGACCTCTACCCCGAGATCCGGAAAGCCTTTGAAACAGCCAAACATAACGGCTACCTGACAGCATCCTCCTGGGAAGATATGTATATAACGGGAATGAATATAGGATGGGAAGTACCCGGCACTTTCGATGCAGGGTTACAGCTGGAAGGATTGTCGCTGGTGGCTACCGTGAAACCTGTGTTATTAAAAGTAAGGATAAACGGCACACCAGGCCGGGACTGTGATTTTGCAGGTAACAGGGCTATACAGGATGCATTAGAAAGCATCCATGATGCCTCCCCTGCTAAACCGTATGTTATTGACGTGGGGCCTGGTGTTTATAAAGCTTCGCAACCGGATGACTTTAACAGTAAGGGAAGTAGTACCGGCAATTACGCATTTATCCGCGGAAAGGATGATGTGTCATTGAGAGGTATTAATAAAGACAGTGTTATTGTCCGCGGTCAGTTGCCAGATAACCTGGGGTCTTCATTTCCCTATGAGAGTTACCAGACTGTTTATTGGAATGCCCGATCGGGAAGTATCAGTAACATCACTATTACAGCAAAAAATATCAGGTATCCGGTACATATCGACGGAGGAGCAACTGGTTTGTCTGGCGCCCATATACGGCTGGAACATGTTAATCTGCTCCATTATGGCAACACAGGGAATGCCACCCGTTGGAAAAGCTGGCACCCGCTTGGACTTGGAATGTCGGAAGGCCAGGTGGTTGAGGTGGTATCTTCATTGTTGCAATCGCCATCCTGGCCTTTGTATATGCATACAAATGGTGATTTTAAAAGAGCTTCAAAGCTGTTATTCAGTAATTGCTGCTTTGAGGGAACAGGTGCATCAAAGCTGCTGGCCTGTTTTCAAAGCCTGGGAAGCCATCGCGAAGATATGATCAGACTGGAAAACTGTACCTGGAAAAAAGGATATGTTATGCAGGCGGATGATGTGCCATATTTATCTGATCGTAAAGAAGGGATACAC
The genomic region above belongs to Chitinophaga sp. 180180018-3 and contains:
- a CDS encoding TetR/AcrR family transcriptional regulator yields the protein MRVKDENKAVAIREKAIEMIVHEGFDGLSMHKLAKAAGISVSTIYIYFKNREDLLNQLYAYTAEMFVQETLKDFHADLDFETGLWLQWRNRYKFILKHPMHHYFWEQLRSSPLIKKQDTTQENDFRKMMRQFVENAVAKKEIVELPTEIFWALAYGTFYTLMRFHLENAGMSGQPFSLTKDLLKTTFQQVMKALRP
- the pepE gene encoding dipeptidase PepE, whose product is MMHFILASTSTLFGETYLAYLQPSMKTLYAGIDEIIFIPFARPGGISHDDYTSRATEAFGSINIKVRGLHTFSDPVAAIKAAKGFFTGGGNTFLLVKQLHELGLMEVLGEAVKNGAPYMGCSAGSNIGGLTMQNTNDMPIVYPPSFATMGLLTFNINPHYQDPVAGSQHMGETRETRIREYHTQNNTPVLGLREGSWIYRKDGSLTLEGNGSARVFEAGKEPYELPAGSSLAALK
- a CDS encoding serine hydrolase, with the translated sequence MLPSSIENSPSIKIIDKYSHQPFVRVFEEKQFEPAGMKETVFGDSRDVIPNMIQGYRYVTYMDGRKLPADTLVMNYAEVAPSRRTATGLNSTASDVANWIISLQQGKLFTSKASLTRLWTPGTFNNGTPTQWALGWVTKPRPRHSAVIATGGGRSAFFVYPNDDLAIVVLTNMAGSYPEDFIDELAGYYNPDIPAADPITTLRMQLRKKGFDPALPVYRELQKVHPGFNASETDLNDWAYRMMSSRQLKEATAVFKLVTEIYPDSWNAYDSYGEALLKSGQRQEAIRMYQQSITLNPDNTNGKKILERLQQ
- a CDS encoding RNA polymerase sigma-70 factor, with protein sequence MSIYNEKELFQKIADGEEIAFRQLFHEYNARLLPFIYKICKSDVIAEELVQEVFLRVWVNRRELADMEKPASWIFRVASNLSLSYLRALSGKERKLLNIDAAPEPPSENMLEQLTMKELQLLIEKGVAQLPPRRQQIFRLSRQEGLNHKEIADKLELSQNTVKDQLVIALKFIREYIHREWGGLVPVMLLISAL
- a CDS encoding FecR domain-containing protein codes for the protein MTKERMQYLLEQYMANRLSGEERTAFFDALENDPQREVLELTLQQMMEEAPVDLHYEQERWEKVVNTVIATPAKQPVRSHRVFKIWRMAAAAAVLVIALLAAWILRNHAGYSAGTEQESRELASHTQVNLHRPAPTLKLSDGTVLALDTAANGVLVKQGGAVVVKSSNTSLSYKGSDTDQSVNFNTLFTPRGCQYQVVLPDGTKVWLNTASSLRFPVAFTGNERTVELTGEGYFEVSTQPHQPFFVKVNNLRIAVLGTHFNIMAYTDETAIRTTLLEGGVRLTAASGEVTLKPGQLGALTKYGKLDVTTLTDPEAAIAWKEGSFRFDNNDIAGVLRQLSRWYDVEVIYTGKIPDWHITGKMEMNLTLPQVLQVLEQSGLKYHLEGKKLIVM
- a CDS encoding TonB-dependent receptor codes for the protein MLRMKLASFLILIICLQSSARGYSQTVTLKERNADLKTVLEKIERQTGYHFVYRGEWFDNIPPITVEGHNMLLQQALELCFNKQPFNWVIVGKTIALRQLSAAREFPPVTLQGKVTDENGAPIPGASIRLKDARAGAVSDASGHYSLQLTGNAGVLIFTCVGFTTKEVSWKGAQQLDVILQRQSTGLNEVVVAVGYGSVNKRDLTGSVASIRADGIVQSKATSFQEAIQGKLAGVQVSSTSGEPGAAVNISIRGANTIFGGTSPLFVVDGIPYDANPGEIATASIGNGGASNPLATLNPADIESIDVLKDASATAIYGSRGANGVVIITTKSGKSGQARIDYDGSVMFSSATRKLPVLSANEYLNYRRIVSPNSILFYRDTNRDGIYGDDGDEPVNLDSLSKHDWQREILRTGTTQSHNISISGKKNGTSFAGGVGYLNQSAIIKNNDYQRYNLRLKIDHEHGRNLKLGLNASTAFSELNGATQSGGGDALFNGVVQNLVISKPVEFYDPLWDRAGRYISPVTMIDNAYKNVSVIQTNMSGYVNYKLAEGLSLNVSGGGILTSSKGKEFYGKLTSWGAGDNGLGIIQEQRAYSLYNTNQLSYEKWFNKNHYLNTMIAFETNRYNYEFFSLQKSNFADESTGINDISKGTNVKSTGSYRDVNKRLSYFGRVNYTLLTKHLFTATLRADGSDKFGAGNRFGYFPSFAYSWLMSEESFMKAQQIFSNLKLRLSYGQTGNERITSYRYLSALENAYYGGDLGLAPASRANPDLKWETTIQYNAGIDMGFLNNRLEVNLDVYSKRTKDMLLPAYVPSRTGYTQQWQNLGRVDNNGIELHISSKNIDRKDFTWQTDFNISSNKNEVKDIGNIGFIPVTMGGGWIQDVGRVSVGQPLGTAYGYVFDGVYQVSDFTWQDNSDPSIPHDKREYKLKDKQIQVAGVNVRPGSFKFKDLNHDGVIDLDHDRTTISRSQPKFFGGLNNTFRFKNFDLNIFLEGSYGAQVFNESRYQLEGGVLETWMNITKDFFYNRWSIDNPTNKYGDFGALNKTAMLASSYYVEDASYLRLKNLSIGYRLPASLIRKKGISDVRIYFTGTNLITWTKYTGYDPELNSGNPLLPGFDRISYPRAKSFAFGLNASF